The proteins below come from a single Ruficoccus amylovorans genomic window:
- the metE gene encoding 5-methyltetrahydropteroyltriglutamate--homocysteine S-methyltransferase: MAITHNLGFPRIGAKRELKFALESYWKGQSSREELKTAGAHLRRQHWQDQAGLNFVPAGDFSFYDQMLDMSFTFGNLPERVRNFEGDSLDNFFRVARGRSAKSAESETCGCGGVAAGEMTKWFDTNYHFIVPEFDAQTAFKLDPSRLVEQLAEARAQGVPAKPVIIGPVTYLILGKSKDETNKLSLLPGLLLVYRQLLKELAAQGVEWVQIDEPILVTELEAPWQDAFQTAYQTLNTGAVKLLLTTYFGQLKENLPLVAKLPVQGVHLDAINARDEVEVLIEKLPANRVVSLGVINGRNIWKTDLSATLDWLEPISRQLGERLWLAPSCSLLHVPVDLESEEKLDPEIKSWLAFARQKLDELLILSVALNEGRAVVQRELDANAAATASRRHSPRVHNPTVQAALGKIDARLGERQSPYPERAKKQRPRLKLPLFPTTTIGSFPQTREIRQTRSAFKKGKLNATAYREAMRKEIAQCVWQQERLGLDVLVHGEPERNDMVEYFGEQLEGYAFSEFGWVQSYGSRCVKPPILFGDISRPKPMTVEWITYAQSLTDKPMKGMLTGPVTILNWSFVRDDQPRSVSCRQLALAIREEVLDLEKVGIRIIQIDEAALREGLPLRRSQWQEYLDWAVEAFRITGNGVADETQIHTHMCYSEFNDIIASIATMDADVITIETSRSDMELLDVFDHFKYPNEMGPGVYDIHSPNIPTVEHMVTLMQKAAERIPVERLWVNPDCGLKTRQWTEVIPSLTHMVEAAQALREQLVPAETVR; the protein is encoded by the coding sequence ATGGCCATCACACACAATCTCGGCTTCCCGCGTATCGGCGCGAAGCGCGAACTGAAATTTGCCCTCGAATCCTACTGGAAGGGGCAGTCCTCCCGAGAGGAACTCAAGACGGCGGGCGCTCACCTGCGCCGACAGCACTGGCAGGATCAAGCCGGGCTGAACTTCGTTCCGGCAGGCGATTTTTCCTTTTACGACCAGATGCTCGACATGAGCTTCACCTTCGGTAACCTGCCCGAGCGCGTGCGGAACTTTGAGGGCGACTCGCTCGACAATTTCTTCCGCGTCGCCCGTGGCCGCTCGGCCAAAAGCGCAGAGTCTGAAACCTGCGGTTGTGGTGGCGTGGCCGCCGGGGAAATGACCAAGTGGTTCGACACGAATTACCACTTCATCGTGCCCGAGTTTGACGCGCAGACGGCATTCAAGCTCGACCCCTCACGCTTGGTGGAGCAACTCGCTGAAGCCCGCGCTCAAGGCGTCCCGGCCAAGCCCGTCATCATTGGCCCGGTCACCTACCTCATTCTCGGTAAATCCAAGGACGAGACAAACAAGCTCTCCCTGCTGCCCGGGTTGCTGCTCGTTTACCGTCAGTTGCTAAAAGAACTGGCTGCCCAGGGTGTCGAGTGGGTGCAGATCGACGAGCCCATCCTCGTAACTGAATTAGAAGCACCGTGGCAGGACGCTTTCCAAACTGCGTATCAAACTTTGAATACAGGAGCGGTCAAGCTGCTCCTGACGACCTACTTCGGGCAACTGAAAGAAAACCTGCCGTTGGTGGCAAAGCTGCCCGTGCAGGGCGTGCATCTGGACGCCATCAACGCGCGCGACGAAGTCGAGGTGCTCATCGAAAAGCTTCCCGCCAACCGCGTCGTCTCGCTCGGGGTGATCAACGGGCGAAACATCTGGAAGACCGACCTCAGCGCCACGCTCGACTGGCTGGAGCCGATCTCGCGCCAGTTGGGCGAACGCCTTTGGCTCGCGCCCTCGTGTTCACTGCTGCACGTGCCCGTCGATCTTGAGAGCGAGGAAAAACTCGACCCGGAGATTAAATCCTGGCTCGCCTTTGCCCGGCAAAAGCTGGACGAACTGCTCATCCTGTCCGTCGCGCTCAACGAGGGGCGTGCCGTCGTCCAGAGAGAACTTGATGCCAACGCCGCCGCCACCGCCTCCCGCCGACACTCGCCCCGCGTTCATAACCCCACCGTGCAGGCAGCTCTTGGTAAAATCGACGCCCGCCTGGGCGAACGCCAGAGCCCCTACCCTGAGCGTGCGAAAAAACAACGCCCCCGGCTGAAGCTGCCGCTCTTCCCGACCACGACAATCGGCTCCTTTCCGCAAACAAGGGAAATCCGCCAGACGCGTAGCGCCTTTAAAAAAGGTAAGCTTAATGCGACCGCTTACCGGGAGGCCATGCGCAAGGAGATTGCCCAGTGCGTCTGGCAACAGGAACGGCTCGGGCTGGACGTGCTGGTCCACGGCGAACCCGAGCGCAACGACATGGTGGAGTACTTCGGCGAGCAGTTGGAGGGCTATGCCTTTAGCGAGTTCGGTTGGGTTCAGTCCTACGGCTCGCGCTGCGTAAAGCCCCCTATCCTCTTCGGCGACATCAGCCGCCCTAAGCCCATGACCGTCGAATGGATCACCTACGCTCAGTCTCTCACCGACAAGCCGATGAAGGGCATGTTGACCGGACCGGTGACGATTCTGAACTGGTCCTTTGTCCGCGACGACCAACCGCGTTCGGTCTCGTGCCGTCAACTCGCGCTGGCCATTCGCGAGGAAGTGCTCGATCTGGAGAAGGTGGGCATACGCATCATCCAGATCGACGAAGCCGCCCTGCGCGAGGGCCTGCCGCTGCGCCGATCTCAGTGGCAGGAGTACCTGGACTGGGCGGTGGAGGCGTTCCGCATCACCGGTAACGGCGTGGCCGACGAGACACAGATTCACACCCACATGTGCTACTCGGAGTTCAACGACATCATCGCCTCCATCGCCACCATGGACGCCGACGTGATCACGATCGAGACTTCGCGCTCCGACATGGAACTGCTCGATGTCTTCGACCACTTCAAATACCCGAATGAGATGGGCCCAGGGGTCTATGATATCCACTCGCCCAATATTCCCACCGTCGAGCACATGGTCACACTGATGCAAAAGGCGGCCGAGCGTATCCCCGTCGAGCGTCTCTGGGTTAATCCCGACTGCGGCCTGAAAACCCGCCAGTGGACCGAAGTCATCCCCTCCCTCACCCATATGGTCGAAGCCGCCCAAGCCCTGCGCGAACAGCTCGTCCCGGCGGAAACGGTCCGATAG
- a CDS encoding CvfB family protein, with amino-acid sequence MLRLGEFHKLIIDRDVEPGLYLRNDDGDEVLLPGKDMPKSFRLGEVIEVFVYLDHKERPIATTRQPLIQTGRFAYLRCTSTTGIGAFVDWGMDKELLVPFANQEDSMRKGDSYVVYMGLDEVTGRLVGYTKLSKFLRCEKSDLKRYEQVDLLVSHFTELGANVIVNDRHRGMIFNNSIFEEIHVGDRMKGYVKNVRVDGKLDIVLQPEGERGVADSTALVYAAIEKNGGVLPLHDKSSAEDIYAMLGISKKVFKRAVSALYKERRIELNKDSISITAGRA; translated from the coding sequence ATGTTACGACTGGGAGAATTTCATAAGTTAATCATTGATCGCGATGTTGAGCCAGGGCTGTACCTGCGCAATGACGACGGCGACGAGGTCCTGCTGCCGGGTAAGGACATGCCCAAGAGCTTTCGACTTGGAGAGGTGATTGAGGTTTTTGTCTACCTGGACCATAAGGAACGCCCGATCGCGACCACGCGCCAGCCCCTGATCCAGACAGGCCGCTTCGCGTACTTGCGGTGCACCTCGACGACCGGGATCGGGGCCTTTGTCGATTGGGGGATGGACAAGGAACTGCTGGTTCCGTTTGCCAATCAGGAAGACTCCATGCGCAAGGGCGACTCCTACGTGGTGTATATGGGGTTGGACGAGGTAACGGGCCGCCTGGTTGGCTACACGAAATTGAGCAAGTTCCTGCGCTGCGAGAAGAGCGACCTCAAACGTTACGAGCAGGTGGATCTGCTTGTTTCCCACTTTACCGAGCTAGGGGCCAATGTGATTGTGAACGACCGGCACCGGGGCATGATTTTCAACAACTCGATTTTCGAGGAAATCCATGTGGGCGACCGCATGAAAGGCTACGTGAAAAACGTGCGCGTGGACGGGAAGCTGGATATCGTCCTGCAGCCGGAGGGGGAGCGTGGCGTGGCCGACTCAACGGCGCTGGTTTACGCGGCGATCGAGAAAAACGGCGGCGTCCTCCCGCTGCATGACAAAAGCTCGGCCGAAGACATCTATGCCATGCTCGGAATCAGCAAAAAAGTCTTCAAGCGTGCCGTTAGCGCGCTCTACAAGGAGCGCCGTATCGAGTTGAACAAGGACAGCATATCGATCACTGCTGGCAGGGCCTGA
- a CDS encoding RNA recognition motif domain-containing protein — protein sequence MDIFVGNLPYEITENELKDMFSAHGTVNRIKLLTDRDTGRPRGIAFVTMDDFKEAQAAIKATDGQEVGGRPMKVNQARERDPQGGGGAPRHGGGNFNRGGGGGGFRGRDRY from the coding sequence ATGGATATATTCGTAGGCAACCTGCCTTATGAAATCACTGAGAACGAACTTAAGGACATGTTCTCCGCTCATGGTACCGTCAACCGCATCAAGCTGCTGACTGACCGTGACACCGGCCGCCCCCGCGGCATCGCCTTCGTCACGATGGATGACTTTAAAGAAGCCCAGGCCGCCATTAAGGCGACGGACGGCCAGGAAGTCGGCGGACGCCCGATGAAGGTCAACCAGGCCCGTGAGCGTGACCCGCAAGGCGGCGGTGGCGCTCCGCGTCATGGCGGCGGTAACTTCAATCGCGGTGGTGGCGGCGGAGGCTTCCGCGGTCGTGACCGCTACTAA
- a CDS encoding fatty acid desaturase family protein, whose protein sequence is MSVTRKAAVALRVMAAVTSIAVVAAEASAVVTATKRSSQPVSSLCPGQPGRGPETAPRTGKTLIQATRSFARESRARSWWEVLFTLALLALSVLGTLAPWAWPARLICSVIAGLLMVRAFVIFHDHQHHAILDNSFLADLLMRFVGILALTPSSIWKSSHNYHHHHNSRLLSARIGSYPVMTREHYARASFRTRLEYRFMRHPLNMLCGYVTVFFLGMSLLPFIESPKKHLDGLLAIVLHAAFAATFFIFGGFWALFFALLLPYALATALGSYLFYVQHNFPDVTFRDSAGWTYEGAALDSSSFLRLPRLMHWFTGNIGYHHIHHLNAKIPFYRLPEAMRALPELQHPKSSSLSPRDIWTCLRLCVWDVEAQRMIPLPR, encoded by the coding sequence GTGAGCGTGACCCGCAAGGCGGCGGTGGCGCTCCGCGTCATGGCGGCGGTAACTTCAATCGCGGTGGTGGCGGCGGAGGCTTCCGCGGTCGTGACCGCTACTAAGCGATCGTCTCAGCCCGTTTCTTCGCTGTGCCCGGGGCAACCCGGGCGCGGCCCTGAAACGGCTCCGCGAACGGGCAAGACGCTGATCCAGGCGACCCGGTCCTTTGCCCGTGAAAGCCGCGCGCGCAGTTGGTGGGAAGTGCTTTTCACGCTGGCGCTGCTTGCCTTGAGTGTTCTCGGGACACTGGCTCCGTGGGCCTGGCCTGCCCGGCTCATTTGCAGCGTTATTGCCGGTCTGTTGATGGTACGTGCGTTTGTCATTTTTCACGACCACCAGCACCACGCCATCCTGGATAACTCCTTTCTGGCCGACCTGCTCATGCGCTTCGTCGGCATCCTCGCGCTGACTCCGAGCAGCATCTGGAAAAGCTCGCACAACTACCATCATCATCACAACTCCCGCCTATTGAGCGCACGCATCGGCTCCTATCCGGTCATGACGCGTGAGCACTACGCCCGGGCCAGCTTCCGCACCCGCTTGGAGTACCGCTTTATGCGGCATCCGCTGAACATGCTCTGCGGGTACGTGACCGTGTTTTTCCTGGGCATGTCCCTGCTGCCTTTCATCGAGAGCCCGAAAAAGCATCTCGACGGACTGCTGGCCATCGTGCTGCATGCAGCCTTTGCCGCCACGTTCTTTATCTTTGGTGGATTCTGGGCGCTGTTCTTTGCGCTGCTGTTGCCCTACGCGCTGGCTACGGCTCTGGGCTCCTATCTTTTTTATGTGCAGCATAATTTCCCCGATGTGACCTTCCGCGACTCGGCGGGCTGGACCTACGAAGGCGCCGCTCTCGACTCCTCGAGCTTTCTGCGTTTGCCGCGCCTTATGCACTGGTTTACCGGCAATATCGGCTATCACCACATCCATCACCTCAACGCGAAGATCCCATTCTATCGCTTGCCTGAGGCCATGCGTGCCCTGCCGGAGTTGCAGCATCCGAAAAGCTCCTCGCTGAGCCCGCGTGATATCTGGACCTGCCTGCGCCTGTGCGTCTGGGATGTGGAAGCCCAGCGGATGATTCCGCTCCCGCGATAA
- a CDS encoding right-handed parallel beta-helix repeat-containing protein: MNKVIRSSFIFSVLSLFVFLGDELGAENSPSNDVPPGAGAILEPLADGGDATALIQNALREHGIVRLRDGAEFHLQSPIRLTSGQGLVGSAVLIPEFESKEINANLSAAIVIHGKNVLLDGLEIRKPFVDGSYGIGVMVSSGSENITLRNLEISRYSARYGILVLESSSIEITGCTIRDFMMNVAADMISDSPAGICIKRCNNGIVSNNRVFRIKNGPAGRASISPLKPQYGKQGYQSDNIFIGSSTGFAVTGNVLETSGEGIDLLLSSSCTVTGNVIRDIWFQGIKMLGASNCTISGNYISDCYQGIGLATHRTYDAECENNSITGNVIRNTGTPGSFGVAAPGRVRYGETAGIDINDTSKNNVIANNVIAITSPDAEMTSAIRKNDEYNLIKNNILPDEKEAQ; the protein is encoded by the coding sequence ATGAATAAAGTAATTAGATCATCGTTTATATTCTCAGTATTATCCCTGTTTGTTTTTTTGGGTGATGAACTTGGGGCTGAAAACTCCCCGAGTAATGACGTCCCGCCGGGGGCAGGTGCGATCCTTGAGCCGTTGGCAGATGGCGGTGACGCGACCGCTCTCATTCAAAATGCCTTACGTGAACATGGTATTGTGCGCCTGCGAGATGGTGCGGAGTTTCATCTTCAATCGCCCATTCGACTGACTTCGGGACAAGGTCTTGTTGGTTCCGCCGTACTTATTCCAGAATTTGAATCCAAAGAGATTAACGCGAATCTGAGTGCGGCGATTGTTATCCACGGGAAAAATGTTCTTTTGGATGGATTGGAGATTCGGAAACCTTTTGTGGACGGCTCCTATGGCATCGGTGTGATGGTAAGCTCAGGAAGCGAAAATATAACCTTACGCAACCTTGAGATCAGCCGCTATAGCGCCCGCTATGGCATTCTGGTCCTGGAATCCTCCTCTATTGAGATTACGGGATGCACAATCCGGGATTTCATGATGAATGTCGCGGCGGACATGATTTCAGACTCGCCGGCGGGCATATGTATCAAGCGTTGCAATAATGGGATTGTCAGTAATAACCGGGTTTTTAGAATTAAGAATGGCCCGGCGGGGCGTGCATCCATATCACCGCTCAAGCCGCAGTACGGAAAGCAAGGCTACCAGTCTGACAATATTTTTATCGGATCTTCGACGGGCTTTGCTGTCACTGGAAATGTGCTGGAAACCAGTGGTGAGGGGATAGACCTGTTGCTGTCGTCTAGCTGCACCGTGACCGGAAATGTCATTCGTGACATTTGGTTCCAGGGGATTAAAATGCTGGGCGCATCCAACTGTACCATCAGCGGGAATTATATCAGTGACTGCTATCAGGGCATCGGTTTAGCAACACACCGAACTTACGACGCAGAATGTGAGAACAACTCAATAACTGGAAATGTGATTCGAAACACAGGGACTCCCGGCTCATTTGGGGTAGCGGCTCCGGGGCGTGTAAGATATGGGGAGACGGCTGGCATCGACATTAACGATACCAGTAAGAACAATGTAATTGCCAACAACGTGATTGCGATTACCAGTCCCGATGCGGAAATGACGTCCGCCATCCGTAAGAACGACGAGTATAACCTTATAAAAAATAATATCCTTCCGGATGAAAAAGAGGCACAGTAA
- a CDS encoding LysR substrate-binding domain-containing protein has translation MIERIHLEILRAVEEHGSLTAASKKLHLTQSALSHSMRKLEEQLGVEVWLREGRTLRPTQAGEYLLGLANRLVPQLEHAEKRLQQFAEGERGTLRIGMECHPCYQWLLKVASPFLAAWPGVDMDVIQKFKFGGIGALFGYEIDMLVTPDPLYKTGLIFEPVFDYEQVLVVGDDHPLCRARFVKPDQLSGEVLITYPVPADRLDVFTRFLTPAGISPRQHKLIETTDIMLQMVASGRGVAALPRWLVEECRSRFAVHPVRLGKGGVQKQIFLGIREADADIDYIRAFLEMARSHAKDAFKRPVGK, from the coding sequence ATGATCGAACGCATCCACCTGGAAATCCTGCGTGCCGTCGAGGAGCACGGCTCGCTCACCGCCGCCTCAAAAAAGCTCCACCTGACACAATCGGCGCTCAGCCACAGCATGCGCAAACTGGAGGAGCAGCTCGGCGTCGAAGTCTGGCTGCGCGAGGGTCGTACGCTGCGTCCGACCCAGGCGGGCGAGTACCTGCTGGGACTGGCGAACCGTCTCGTGCCGCAGTTAGAGCACGCCGAGAAGCGCCTACAGCAGTTTGCAGAAGGTGAGCGCGGCACGCTGCGCATCGGGATGGAGTGCCACCCATGCTACCAGTGGTTGCTGAAGGTTGCCTCGCCCTTTCTGGCGGCTTGGCCGGGCGTCGATATGGACGTGATTCAAAAATTTAAATTCGGGGGCATCGGCGCCCTCTTTGGCTACGAGATCGACATGCTGGTCACGCCTGACCCGCTCTACAAAACCGGGCTGATATTCGAGCCGGTTTTTGACTATGAGCAGGTGCTTGTCGTCGGTGACGATCATCCCCTGTGCCGCGCCCGTTTCGTCAAGCCCGACCAGCTCTCTGGCGAAGTTCTCATCACGTATCCGGTCCCCGCCGATCGGCTGGACGTTTTTACGCGTTTCCTCACCCCCGCCGGGATTAGCCCGCGGCAGCACAAGCTGATTGAAACGACTGACATCATGCTCCAGATGGTGGCCAGCGGACGCGGGGTAGCTGCCCTGCCGCGTTGGCTGGTCGAGGAATGCCGCTCGCGCTTCGCGGTCCATCCGGTGCGCTTGGGTAAAGGCGGCGTGCAAAAGCAAATCTTTCTCGGCATCCGCGAAGCCGACGCCGACATCGACTACATTCGCGCTTTCCTGGAGATGGCCCGCTCTCATGCAAAAGACGCCTTCAAACGGCCCGTTGGCAAGTAA
- a CDS encoding carbohydrate porin has product MNPVSTKHRSYNNTRGLFGMIAACCVYAGLAETVRAQTPTEEGTAVEAQLTGDAFGADWMKTVGLTGGWGGVRQGVEDAGLVPYAVFTGEFLANASGGYADGSAWAGLLDFGLEADLDKLVGWTGGSFFVNAFYFHGNDVSGSYVGDFNAVSNIYTDTEFNVFNIYFRQSFQDDRYWFKLGQIAVDDDFMLSESAFLFINASFGPLPTESGNIAAPIYSLAAPGALVYVEPVENWFIQTAIYAGDAGPAQSSNHGFDWRTGGSAGWAWFGEVGTRYDLAAGGVIKIGGYYATGEFTNYATGANERGLGSVYGVIDQQVLAAEDGSPGLSVFVRGGLAPDDDLVTVSAYVDGGVVLSDLFLDGDAFGVAVSQTFFGDEYLNATRAGGTPVTSSETVIEATYQFKLTEWLAVQPDLQYVFDPHYSDNDALIVGVRAELAF; this is encoded by the coding sequence ATGAATCCAGTCTCTACGAAACACCGCTCATACAACAACACCCGGGGCCTCTTTGGCATGATCGCCGCCTGTTGTGTCTATGCCGGGCTTGCCGAAACCGTCCGCGCGCAGACTCCGACCGAGGAAGGAACAGCGGTAGAGGCGCAATTGACCGGAGACGCCTTCGGGGCGGACTGGATGAAGACTGTCGGCTTGACCGGCGGTTGGGGCGGTGTCCGGCAGGGGGTCGAGGACGCGGGGCTGGTCCCATACGCGGTCTTTACCGGGGAGTTTCTGGCCAATGCCAGCGGCGGTTACGCGGACGGATCGGCCTGGGCTGGGCTCTTGGATTTTGGGCTGGAGGCCGATCTGGACAAGCTGGTCGGCTGGACGGGCGGGAGCTTTTTCGTCAACGCTTTCTACTTTCACGGCAACGACGTGTCGGGCAGCTACGTGGGCGATTTCAACGCGGTCAGTAACATCTACACCGACACGGAGTTCAACGTCTTCAACATCTATTTTAGGCAGAGCTTTCAGGACGATCGCTACTGGTTCAAGCTCGGCCAGATCGCGGTGGACGATGATTTCATGCTCTCCGAAAGCGCGTTCCTGTTTATCAATGCCTCCTTCGGTCCGCTACCGACGGAGTCCGGCAACATCGCCGCTCCGATCTATTCGTTGGCCGCTCCTGGCGCGCTGGTCTATGTCGAGCCGGTTGAGAACTGGTTCATCCAGACGGCCATCTACGCCGGGGACGCCGGACCGGCGCAGTCCAGCAACCACGGATTTGACTGGCGCACGGGCGGCAGCGCGGGCTGGGCCTGGTTTGGAGAGGTGGGAACGCGCTACGATCTGGCGGCAGGCGGTGTCATCAAGATCGGCGGCTACTACGCGACCGGAGAGTTCACCAACTACGCTACCGGCGCGAACGAGCGCGGCCTGGGCTCGGTTTATGGCGTGATCGACCAGCAGGTGCTCGCCGCCGAGGACGGCAGTCCCGGTCTGAGCGTGTTTGTGCGCGGCGGTCTCGCCCCCGATGACGACCTTGTAACCGTCAGCGCCTACGTGGACGGCGGGGTGGTGCTCAGCGACTTGTTTCTCGACGGCGATGCTTTCGGGGTGGCGGTTTCGCAGACTTTTTTCGGTGACGAGTACCTGAACGCGACCCGCGCGGGCGGCACGCCGGTGACCTCCTCCGAGACCGTGATCGAGGCGACCTACCAGTTCAAGCTCACCGAGTGGCTGGCGGTCCAACCGGACCTCCAGTATGTATTCGATCCTCACTACAGTGACAACGACGCGCTGATCGTCGGCGTGCGCGCCGAGCTGGCCTTCTGA
- a CDS encoding beta-ketoacyl synthase N-terminal-like domain-containing protein, translating into MESIVITGMGGVSPIGIGNAAMDESLRQCKHGYKDISTSTKSDKYPLMYGGAIGDFPAEDYLSFPADAKYRGSVRPKRLDRASQCALVAAKLAASQAGLIGEEDRLIDMNAANSAVIMGIALLGVESYDRLHADFAEGKKVSPFAVPMYMTSASASVISTYFNFKGSPFTVNTACASSLTAIIRACDILQLNRPGSPSMILAGGAEVSLTDFVGASFLAAKAMSPEGISRPFDVNRNGFGPAEGAGVLVLERKSDALKRGAKPLAEIIGFDEQHDHYDAENAPGVNFTSPDTSGEQLAQSIITTLEQAQCPLDAVDAYNAHGTGTQFNDLTEARALKRVFAEKLPAVMALKGFMGHSGGASAVLEIIGGILSMHGNYLPGNPQLEQVDPEIAIPLAKETQNLSHQIHLKTAMGFGGARAVIAYKKYSD; encoded by the coding sequence ATGGAATCAATTGTTATTACAGGAATGGGTGGTGTCTCCCCGATCGGAATTGGAAATGCAGCTATGGACGAAAGTCTGCGGCAATGCAAACACGGATATAAAGATATCTCAACGTCCACAAAGAGCGATAAATATCCGCTAATGTACGGCGGCGCCATCGGTGACTTCCCGGCAGAGGACTATTTGAGCTTCCCGGCGGATGCCAAGTACCGTGGCTCGGTCCGGCCCAAACGCCTCGACCGGGCGTCACAGTGCGCGCTGGTCGCCGCCAAGCTGGCGGCCTCGCAAGCCGGATTGATTGGTGAAGAGGACCGCCTCATTGACATGAACGCGGCCAACAGCGCCGTCATCATGGGTATCGCCCTGCTCGGGGTGGAGAGCTACGACCGCCTGCATGCGGACTTCGCCGAGGGAAAGAAAGTTTCACCCTTCGCCGTCCCCATGTACATGACGAGCGCATCGGCCTCGGTCATCAGCACGTACTTTAATTTCAAGGGCTCGCCGTTTACGGTCAATACCGCGTGCGCTTCCTCGCTGACGGCCATCATCCGCGCCTGCGACATCCTGCAACTCAATCGCCCCGGTAGCCCCAGCATGATCCTGGCCGGTGGGGCGGAGGTATCACTGACGGACTTTGTCGGTGCCAGTTTCCTCGCGGCCAAAGCCATGAGCCCTGAGGGCATTTCGCGTCCCTTTGATGTCAACCGCAACGGCTTCGGCCCCGCCGAGGGCGCGGGCGTCCTCGTCCTCGAACGCAAGAGCGACGCGCTCAAGCGCGGTGCCAAGCCGCTGGCCGAAATCATCGGCTTCGACGAGCAGCACGACCACTATGATGCGGAGAACGCGCCGGGCGTGAACTTCACCTCACCCGATACCAGCGGTGAGCAACTGGCGCAGTCGATAATCACGACCCTGGAGCAAGCGCAATGCCCGCTCGATGCCGTCGATGCCTACAACGCCCACGGCACCGGCACGCAGTTTAACGACTTGACCGAAGCCCGCGCCCTGAAGCGGGTCTTCGCTGAGAAGCTACCCGCGGTGATGGCGCTGAAGGGCTTTATGGGGCACTCGGGCGGCGCCAGCGCTGTGCTAGAGATCATCGGCGGCATCCTCAGTATGCACGGAAATTACCTCCCCGGAAATCCGCAGCTCGAGCAAGTCGATCCCGAGATTGCCATCCCCCTGGCAAAAGAAACCCAAAACCTCTCCCATCAAATCCACCTGAAAACCGCCATGGGCTTCGGGGGAGCCCGCGCCGTCATCGCTTACAAAAAATATTCAGACTGA
- a CDS encoding LysM peptidoglycan-binding domain-containing protein: protein MRLPSPTHFSSRRHFLKWALGVGSALVIPASLLGASSSQRTYRVQRGDTLSGIASRFGVRVRDIQRANGLSGDRILAGQSLVIPGDANKQPAAMAPVIAATQKLSVDRSRWQYIVAHHSAIEKGNAAIYGSAHERRGMENGLAYHFVIGNGIDSGDGEIEIGPRWYKQLRGGHVRDSHVNDVGIGICMVGNFENHPPTERQHASFIQLVDYLQKNCVASDYTFTVHKWVDGARHTLCPGKHFPYQEMTQRYRA from the coding sequence ATGAGACTACCTTCTCCAACGCATTTCTCCTCCCGCCGCCACTTTCTGAAATGGGCATTGGGAGTGGGATCGGCGCTGGTCATTCCCGCCAGCCTGCTGGGGGCGAGTTCGTCCCAGCGGACCTACCGCGTCCAGCGTGGCGACACCTTGAGCGGGATCGCCAGTCGATTCGGCGTCCGGGTACGCGACATCCAGCGGGCCAATGGCCTGAGCGGGGACCGCATCCTGGCTGGGCAGTCGCTGGTCATCCCTGGTGACGCCAATAAGCAACCCGCCGCGATGGCACCGGTCATCGCAGCAACGCAAAAGCTCTCGGTGGACCGCTCCCGTTGGCAGTACATTGTGGCCCACCACAGCGCTATTGAGAAGGGCAATGCCGCCATCTACGGCTCCGCACATGAACGCCGGGGGATGGAGAATGGCCTCGCCTATCACTTTGTCATCGGCAACGGCATCGATTCCGGCGATGGCGAGATCGAGATCGGCCCGCGCTGGTACAAGCAACTTCGCGGTGGTCACGTCCGCGACTCCCACGTCAATGATGTTGGCATCGGCATCTGCATGGTGGGCAACTTTGAAAACCATCCGCCCACCGAACGTCAGCACGCCTCCTTTATCCAGTTAGTGGATTACTTGCAGAAAAACTGCGTGGCTTCCGACTACACCTTTACCGTCCACAAATGGGTCGATGGGGCACGCCACACCCTCTGCCCCGGGAAGCATTTCCCCTATCAGGAAATGACCCAGCGCTATCGGGCCTGA